The Primulina eburnea isolate SZY01 chromosome 8, ASM2296580v1, whole genome shotgun sequence genome contains a region encoding:
- the LOC140839788 gene encoding probable glycosyltransferase At5g03795 → MEGGCKRRVCSCWKTSSSSTRLLGFILPLMVVFGVVGLMGSKSSSYDHPWVRSSLFPGYSSQGALSVEKIIPPPGDGDEAFDVWRTVVGSEEKEEALSADYDLNRSAAPPLAVVATRIVPHVEEGEESSIMSKNGSYINPSSNETLILSTSPRIKRRFSNLETLEARLQRARGSIRDANNGNGTYDSDYIPNGAIYRNPLAFHRSYLEMEKQFKVYVYGEGEQPIFHNGPCGSIYSMEGNFIYKMETTKFRTREPENAHVFFLPFSVASIVHFIYNKSPKDHWLPMKQTVKDYVDLVSKKYPYWNRSLGADHFMLACHDWGPELSKSVPWLFNNSIRALCNANMSEGFQPSKDVSIPEINLPGRHTNGLIGGPSPSKRPILVFFAGGLHGPIRPILLQHWENKDQDVQVHKYLPKDVSYLAMMRKSRYCICPSGYEVASPRMVEALYTGCVPVLIKDNYVPPFSDVLNWKSFSVEISVTEIPNLKNILTGISTRQYIAMQRRGVQARRHFEVNLSPKRYDVFHMTLHSIWLRRLNVRLHGIEDS, encoded by the exons ATGGAGGGAGGGTGTAAGAGGAGAGTGTGTTCATGCTGGAAAACGTCGTCGTCTTCGACGAGGCTTCTGGGTTTTATTCTTCCATTAATGGTTGTTTTCGGGGTGGTGGGTTTAATGGGTTCGAAGTCTTCCAGCTACGATCATCCTTGGGTGCGGAGTTCTCTTTTTCCTGGTTATAGTAGTCAAGGAGCGTTGAGTGTCGAGAAGATTATTCCGCCGCCTGGAGACGGCGACGAAGCTTTTGATGTGTGGCGGACGGTGGTGGGTAGCGAAGAAAAGGAGGAGGCGCTTTCGGCTGACTACGATCTCAACCGCTCCGCGGCACCGCCGCTTGCCGTTGTAGCTACAAGGATCGTGCCACAT GTAGAGGAGGGGGAAGAAAGTTCTATAATGTCTAAGAATGGATCTTATATTAATCCATCATCAAATGAGACTCTCATCCTTTCAACAAGTCCGAGAATAAAAAGAAGGTTCAGCAATTTAGAAACTCTTGAAGCCCGACTCCAACGAGCTCGAGGCTCAATTCGAGATGCGAATAATGGAAATGGAACATATGACTCAGACTACATACCTAACGGTGCAATCTATCGGAATCCACTGGCTTTTCACCG GAGCTATTTGGAGATGGAAAAGCAGTTCAAAGTGTATGTCTATGGAGAAGGAGAGCAACCTATTTTCCACAATGGTCCTTGTGGTAGCATTTATTCCATGGAGGGAAACTTCATATATAAGATGGAAACTACAAAATTTCGGACTAGGGAACCCGAAAATGCGCATGTTTTCTTCCTCCCCTTCAGCGTGGCATCAATAGTCCacttcatatataataaatctcCAAAAGATCATTGGTTGCCAATGAAACAGACCGTGAAAGACTATGTCGATCTTGTCTCTAAGAAATATCCATATTGGAATCGAAGTCTTGGAGCTGATCATTTCATGCTGGCTTGCCACGATTGG GGGCCCGAGCTTTCTAAATCCGTTCCCTGGCTATTTAACAACTCAATTCGAGCTCTATGCAATGCAAACATGTCAGAAGGATTTCAACCCTCGAAAGACGTCTCAATACCAGAGATCAATCTACCTGGTCGTCATACCAATGGCTTGATCGGTGGTCCATCCCCCTCGAAACGACCGATCCTCGTTTTCTTTGCCGGTGGACTTCACGGTCCCATTAGGCCGATTCTTCTCCAACATTGGGAAAACAAAGACCAAGACGTTCAAGTTCACAAATACCTACCAAAGGATGTCTCTTACTTAGCCATGATGAGGAAAAGCAGGTACTGCATTTGCCCGAGCGGGTACGAAGTCGCGAGTCCAAGAATGGTCGAAGCCCTTTACACCGGTTGTGTTCCCGTGCTCATCAAGGATAACTATGTTCCCCCGTTTAGCGACGTCTTGAACTGGAAGTCGTTTTCTGTCGAAATATCGGTTACAGAGATCCCaaatcttaaaaatattttgactgGAATCTCTACGAGACAGTACATTGCAATGCAGCGACGGGGCGTGCAAGCGAGACGACACTTCGAGGTGAATTTGAGTCCTAAGAGGTACGATGTGTTTCATATGACACTTCATTCGATTTGGCTAAGGAGACTTAATGTTAGGCTACATGGGATTGAGGATTCATGA